The proteins below are encoded in one region of Candidatus Micrarchaeia archaeon:
- a CDS encoding HEPN domain-containing protein, producing MREESKNWFEQAKIDLDTAKFNFKGERFYASVFFSQQAAEKSLKALYLEEKRCPVLHHNLVDIADELEAPEEVISACRMLNPHYTVSRYPDAASGIPSEVYDKKITSIYLMEAKKVVRWVRDNLES from the coding sequence ATGCGAGAAGAAAGTAAGAATTGGTTTGAACAGGCGAAGATAGATTTAGATACAGCAAAATTTAATTTTAAAGGAGAACGATTTTATGCTTCAGTGTTCTTTTCGCAACAAGCAGCTGAAAAATCATTAAAAGCATTATATCTTGAGGAAAAAAGATGCCCAGTATTACATCATAATCTTGTAGATATTGCAGATGAGCTTGAAGCCCCTGAAGAAGTCATAAGTGCTTGTAGAATGTTAAATCCACATTATACTGTTTCTAGATATCCAGATGCAGCTAGTGGTATTCCTTCAGAAGTTTATGATAAAAAAATTACTAGTATATATTTAATGGAAGCAAAAAAGGTGGTTAGGTGGGTAAGAGACAATTTAGAGAGTTAG
- a CDS encoding nucleotidyltransferase domain-containing protein, translating to MGKRQFRELDGFIKNLKQDYSDAIVYLFGSRARGDELKDSDYDIFIISDKFKNQKFVKRLEKIQEYWTLPQLLESLCYTKEEFQEKMKQINIVSHGMKDAIKLTS from the coding sequence GTGGGTAAGAGACAATTTAGAGAGTTAGATGGTTTTATTAAAAATCTAAAACAAGATTATTCTGATGCAATAGTTTATTTATTTGGTTCAAGAGCAAGAGGAGATGAATTAAAAGATAGTGATTATGATATATTTATTATTTCAGATAAATTCAAAAATCAAAAATTTGTTAAAAGACTTGAAAAAATACAAGAATACTGGACACTTCCCCAATTACTTGAGTCTTTATGTTATACAAAAGAAGAATTTCAAGAAAAGATGAAACAAATAAATATTGTAAGTCATGGGATGAAAGATGCAATAAAACTTACTTCTTGA
- a CDS encoding LSM domain-containing protein: MEEQKRRPFDVLNTALNNTVVVGLKGHLEFRGVMVSYDIHMNLVLEKAEFLKDGEVQKGFGTILLRGDSVIYISPS, translated from the coding sequence ATGGAAGAACAAAAAAGAAGACCATTCGATGTTTTGAACACTGCATTAAATAATACTGTAGTAGTCGGATTAAAAGGACATTTAGAATTTAGAGGAGTTATGGTATCTTATGATATTCATATGAATCTTGTTTTAGAAAAAGCAGAATTTCTAAAAGATGGTGAAGTTCAAAAAGGATTTGGAACAATATTACTAAGAGGAGATTCAGTAATTTATATCTCTCCTTCATAA
- a CDS encoding TIGR00288 family NYN domain-containing protein, which produces MTVFDKIGDLLKKKKDRNIALFIDGPNVIRKDMHLDLEAIKKELKKHGKLKIGIVFLDQYASDKLIEAMINQGYQPVITSGDVDVTMACAAVEQIFNPHIDTIALMTRDTDFRPVLVKAKEHGKETIVIGGEPGFSIALKNTADVIIKMDNL; this is translated from the coding sequence ATGACTGTATTTGACAAAATAGGAGATTTACTTAAAAAGAAAAAGGATAGAAACATCGCATTATTTATAGATGGGCCTAATGTAATTAGAAAAGATATGCATCTTGATTTAGAAGCAATTAAAAAAGAGTTAAAAAAACATGGAAAATTAAAAATAGGAATTGTTTTTCTCGATCAGTATGCTTCTGATAAATTAATTGAAGCTATGATAAATCAAGGATATCAACCAGTAATTACTTCTGGTGATGTAGATGTTACAATGGCATGTGCGGCAGTAGAACAAATATTTAATCCACATATTGATACTATCGCTTTAATGACAAGAGATACTGATTTTAGACCTGTGCTTGTAAAAGCAAAAGAGCATGGAAAAGAAACAATTGTAATTGGTGGTGAACCCGGATTTAGTATTGCTTTAAAAAATACTGCAGATGTAATAATCAAAATGGATAATTTATAA
- a CDS encoding TatD family hydrolase, with protein MVVFDTHCHLDKFDKIEFIKNQIAITCGYSHEANINAIEISKKYKNVYYALGIAPHSILDLDDLTIVDKWIEFIKENKPIAIGEIGLDYHWGKTIEGIEKEKIVFEKMLDLADKMKLPVIIHSRKAEEDVINRLSNFDFPVLLHCFSGNRELAKKAVKHNMLISISPISSDLKKKVIKDVGLNNLVVETDAPYLGKNLYDIYKSISIISKSLGVSEEKVEEETYKNAKEFFNI; from the coding sequence ATGGTTGTATTTGATACTCATTGTCATTTGGATAAATTTGATAAAATAGAATTTATAAAAAATCAGATTGCTATTACTTGCGGTTATTCTCACGAAGCAAATATAAACGCAATTGAAATATCTAAAAAATATAAAAATGTATATTATGCATTAGGTATCGCCCCACATTCGATACTAGATTTAGATGATTTAACAATTGTTGATAAATGGATTGAATTTATTAAAGAAAATAAACCTATTGCAATTGGTGAAATAGGATTAGATTATCACTGGGGAAAAACTATTGAAGGTATTGAAAAGGAAAAAATAGTTTTTGAAAAGATGCTTGATCTTGCTGATAAAATGAAACTTCCAGTTATTATACACTCTAGAAAAGCAGAAGAAGATGTAATTAATAGATTAAGTAACTTCGATTTTCCTGTATTATTACATTGTTTTTCTGGAAACAGAGAACTTGCAAAAAAAGCTGTTAAACATAATATGTTAATTTCAATATCTCCGATTTCATCTGATTTAAAAAAGAAAGTAATAAAAGATGTTGGATTAAATAATTTAGTAGTAGAAACGGATGCACCATATTTAGGCAAGAATCTTTATGATATTTATAAAAGTATTTCAATTATATCAAAAAGCCTTGGTGTATCTGAAGAAAAAGTTGAAGAAGAAACATATAAAAATGCAAAGGAATTCTTCAATATATAG
- a CDS encoding translation initiation factor IF-5A: MTGEKIFVDSKSLKVGKYMLIDDIPCRIVNIETSRPGKHGHAKMRITGIGIFDNQKKQWLGAGGHDVESPVITRSTAQVVSVSGDSVQLMDTKSYEIFELPLPEELKADAEAGAEAELLEAMGRKAIQRIKKA; the protein is encoded by the coding sequence ATGACAGGAGAAAAAATATTTGTTGATTCAAAGAGTTTAAAAGTAGGGAAATATATGTTAATTGATGATATTCCTTGCAGAATTGTAAATATAGAAACATCAAGACCAGGAAAACATGGTCATGCTAAAATGAGAATTACAGGTATTGGTATTTTTGATAATCAGAAAAAACAATGGCTTGGTGCAGGAGGACATGATGTTGAATCTCCAGTTATCACAAGAAGTACTGCTCAAGTTGTTTCAGTTTCTGGAGATAGTGTTCAATTAATGGATACAAAATCATATGAAATTTTTGAACTTCCACTTCCAGAAGAATTAAAAGCAGACGCAGAAGCAGGAGCAGAAGCAGAACTATTAGAAGCTATGGGAAGAAAAGCAATTCAAAGAATTAAAAAAGCATAG
- a CDS encoding 30S ribosomal protein S24e: MNINIDKKIENKSLKRTEVTFLVSYDSSTPKRQEVIEALANLLKVKKELVILQSLNNKFGSKSADGKANIYTDEEALKRIEREYLSKRLEKKEKK, encoded by the coding sequence ATGAATATAAATATTGATAAAAAAATTGAAAATAAATCTTTAAAAAGAACAGAAGTTACTTTTTTAGTTTCTTATGATTCTTCTACACCAAAAAGACAGGAAGTTATAGAAGCATTAGCTAATTTGTTAAAAGTTAAAAAAGAATTAGTAATTCTTCAATCCTTAAATAATAAATTTGGAAGCAAAAGCGCAGATGGAAAAGCAAATATTTATACAGATGAAGAAGCATTAAAAAGAATTGAACGTGAATATTTATCAAAAAGATTAGAAAAGAAAGAAAAGAAATAA
- a CDS encoding 30S ribosomal protein S27ae — MGAKKRKVKKKGKKPVKVKKKEVKEYKKAKSCPKCGPGVKLAEHKDRLSCGKCGYYEKK, encoded by the coding sequence ATGGGTGCAAAAAAAAGAAAAGTTAAGAAAAAAGGAAAAAAACCAGTAAAAGTAAAGAAAAAAGAAGTTAAAGAATACAAAAAAGCAAAATCTTGTCCAAAATGCGGACCTGGTGTTAAATTAGCAGAGCATAAAGATAGATTATCATGTGGAAAATGCGGTTATTACGAAAAGAAGTAG
- a CDS encoding type II CAAX endopeptidase family protein translates to MWKMRLLRKEVDNLIIVLLFSSLFLVLFTLPEINSYSFNEYIIGISIVFLLSLFLLKKYGFIRWSLILILFLLFTLIREDISILTSSLVFILFPFYWLKLEGKKYNSILKEYGLIVKDKLKIIISGILGLFLIIFIVGLIGSIFYFFGINDQANVKEVVKSLPWIAFPIAVLIAPIAEEIFFRGFLLKKVGILISAVIFALLHFAYGSIVEITVAFVIALLLSYLFIKTKSLWPSIIAHGLFNLMSLIVMWFL, encoded by the coding sequence ATGTGGAAAATGCGGTTATTACGAAAAGAAGTAGATAATCTTATTATTGTTTTATTATTTTCTTCTTTATTTTTAGTTTTATTTACTTTACCTGAAATTAATTCTTATTCTTTTAATGAATATATTATAGGAATTAGTATAGTATTTTTATTATCTTTGTTTTTACTTAAAAAATATGGTTTTATTAGATGGAGTTTAATTTTAATTTTATTTTTACTTTTTACTTTAATACGAGAAGACATATCAATATTAACTTCTTCATTAGTTTTTATTTTATTTCCTTTTTATTGGTTAAAATTAGAAGGGAAAAAATATAATTCAATTTTAAAAGAATATGGATTAATTGTAAAAGACAAATTAAAAATTATTATTTCTGGAATTTTGGGATTATTTTTGATTATTTTTATTGTTGGTTTAATTGGATCAATATTTTATTTTTTTGGTATAAATGATCAAGCAAATGTGAAAGAGGTAGTTAAATCTCTTCCTTGGATTGCATTTCCAATCGCTGTTTTAATTGCACCAATAGCAGAAGAAATCTTTTTTAGAGGATTTTTACTTAAAAAAGTAGGAATATTAATTTCAGCAGTAATTTTTGCTTTATTACATTTTGCTTATGGTTCAATAGTTGAGATAACAGTTGCTTTTGTAATTGCTTTATTATTATCTTATTTATTTATAAAAACAAAATCATTATGGCCTTCAATAATTGCACATGGTCTTTTTAATTTAATGTCATTAATAGTTATGTGGTTTTTATGA
- the kae1 gene encoding KEOPS complex N(6)-L-threonylcarbamoyladenine synthase Kae1 produces the protein MNVLGIESTAHTLGIGIFNGKKIVHAKDMYKPKNEGIIPRKAADHHLEFSNLLIKNVLQESNLKLKDIDGFAFSQGPGIGQTLQFGCSLARYLAIKYNKPLISVNHCQAHIEIGKWECNLKDPLTVYVSGGNTQLIIERNKKYHVLGETLDIGMGNLFDTFGRDMGLEFAHGSILSEMAEKGKYIELPYSVKGMNIVFGGLLTASKKALKEHKKEDIVYSMMHNAFASLTEAAERALCLTHKKELLLCGGVAQNKMFQSMLKKMLEPHKAKFAVPRNEYNADNGAMIALLGYRLLKEKKIISIEKAIPRQKWRVDKE, from the coding sequence ATGAATGTTCTTGGAATAGAAAGCACTGCACATACTTTAGGCATTGGAATTTTTAATGGTAAAAAAATAGTTCATGCAAAAGATATGTATAAACCAAAAAATGAAGGTATAATACCAAGAAAAGCAGCAGACCACCATTTAGAATTTTCAAATTTATTAATTAAAAATGTACTTCAAGAATCTAACTTAAAATTAAAAGATATTGATGGATTTGCTTTTTCTCAAGGTCCAGGAATAGGTCAAACATTACAATTTGGTTGTTCTTTAGCAAGATATTTAGCAATTAAATATAATAAACCATTAATCTCTGTAAATCATTGCCAAGCCCATATTGAGATTGGAAAATGGGAATGTAATTTAAAAGATCCATTAACAGTATATGTTTCCGGAGGGAATACACAATTAATTATTGAAAGAAATAAAAAATATCATGTGTTGGGGGAAACATTAGATATTGGTATGGGAAATTTATTTGATACTTTTGGAAGAGATATGGGTTTAGAATTCGCACATGGATCTATATTATCTGAAATGGCTGAGAAAGGAAAGTATATTGAATTGCCATATTCAGTTAAAGGTATGAATATTGTTTTTGGGGGCTTATTAACTGCTTCTAAAAAAGCATTAAAAGAACATAAAAAAGAGGATATAGTTTATTCAATGATGCATAATGCTTTTGCTTCTTTAACAGAAGCCGCAGAAAGAGCATTGTGTTTAACCCATAAAAAAGAATTATTATTATGTGGAGGGGTGGCACAAAATAAAATGTTTCAATCAATGCTTAAAAAAATGCTTGAACCACATAAAGCAAAATTTGCAGTTCCAAGGAATGAGTATAATGCAGATAATGGAGCAATGATTGCTTTATTAGGGTATAGATTATTAAAAGAAAAGAAAATAATTTCAATAGAAAAAGCAATTCCAAGACAAAAATGGAGAGTTGATAAAGAATAG
- a CDS encoding DUF116 domain-containing protein, protein MNIDFWGIMSLIGFVLFLIFVISILLSLIALILIHFFHRKGKIIFPYFILSVVSTLEVPIERMIRFFQLEGIDLDLTITQLRNRLNKKAFSKVPANERALFFPQCLRSIKCPATMGEQGINCINCKKCGIGEIKKEAESLGYKVYIAPGSSLIKRMFKKYKPKAVLGVGCSMEVKEGTALIESYGIPVQAVSLLTGGCVNTRVDCYELLKTIYLGIDISEEKLREKANEFNKYWN, encoded by the coding sequence ATGAATATTGATTTTTGGGGGATAATGAGTTTGATTGGTTTTGTTTTATTTCTTATTTTTGTTATATCTATTTTATTATCTTTAATCGCTTTAATTTTAATTCATTTTTTTCATAGAAAAGGAAAAATTATATTTCCATATTTTATTTTAAGTGTAGTAAGCACGTTAGAAGTTCCTATTGAAAGAATGATTAGATTTTTTCAATTAGAAGGAATTGATTTGGATTTAACAATTACTCAATTAAGGAATAGATTAAACAAAAAAGCATTTTCAAAAGTTCCTGCGAATGAAAGAGCATTATTTTTTCCCCAATGTTTAAGAAGTATTAAATGTCCTGCAACAATGGGAGAACAAGGGATAAATTGTATTAATTGTAAAAAATGCGGGATAGGAGAAATAAAAAAAGAAGCTGAATCTTTAGGTTATAAAGTATATATTGCTCCAGGAAGTTCATTAATAAAAAGAATGTTTAAAAAATACAAACCAAAAGCAGTTTTAGGTGTTGGATGTTCAATGGAAGTTAAAGAAGGAACAGCATTAATTGAATCATATGGAATTCCAGTTCAAGCAGTTTCTTTGTTAACAGGTGGATGTGTAAATACAAGAGTAGATTGTTATGAATTATTAAAAACTATTTATCTAGGTATAGATATTTCTGAAGAAAAATTAAGAGAAAAAGCAAATGAATTTAATAAATATTGGAATTAA
- a CDS encoding VIT1/CCC1 transporter family protein, whose translation MKQSLKIGLSFGLTSAVITTLGLIVGLNAGTHSKLVIIGGIITIAVADAFSDALGIHISEESQKNNKDSEIWESTISTFICKFIFALTFLIPILLFDLSTAIIASIIWGLLVISILSYKISKTRKTNPWETIGEHLFIAMIVILITNFIGQLIPTIFV comes from the coding sequence ATGAAACAATCTTTAAAAATAGGTTTATCTTTTGGTTTAACTTCTGCTGTGATTACCACTTTGGGTTTGATAGTTGGACTTAATGCAGGAACACATTCTAAATTAGTAATTATTGGTGGAATAATTACTATTGCTGTTGCTGATGCATTTTCAGATGCGCTTGGAATTCATATATCTGAAGAATCGCAAAAAAATAATAAAGATAGTGAAATTTGGGAATCAACTATATCCACTTTTATTTGTAAATTTATTTTTGCTTTAACTTTTTTAATTCCAATACTTTTATTTGATTTATCAACTGCAATAATAGCAAGTATAATTTGGGGATTATTAGTAATAAGTATATTAAGTTATAAAATTTCAAAAACAAGAAAAACTAATCCTTGGGAAACAATAGGAGAACATCTTTTTATTGCCATGATAGTTATATTAATTACAAACTTTATTGGTCAATTAATACCCACGATTTTTGTATAA
- a CDS encoding type II toxin-antitoxin system PemK/MazF family toxin — MVKILNRKDIILVPFPFSDLSNSKTRPALVLSKNKFNKNSEDIIVCAITSNLDTNNSVFIEKKDWQNGNYSESVIKYSNLITLDKKLVIKQIGILSDEKFEEVLIKIKEVI, encoded by the coding sequence ATGGTCAAAATATTAAACAGAAAAGATATAATTTTAGTTCCTTTTCCATTTAGTGATTTATCTAATTCTAAAACAAGACCTGCTCTTGTTTTAAGTAAAAATAAATTTAATAAAAACTCTGAGGATATTATTGTTTGTGCTATAACTTCAAATTTAGATACAAATAATTCAGTGTTTATAGAAAAAAAAGATTGGCAAAATGGAAATTATTCAGAGAGTGTCATAAAATATAGTAATTTAATAACTTTAGATAAAAAATTAGTTATTAAACAAATAGGAATATTAAGTGATGAAAAATTTGAAGAAGTTTTAATTAAAATAAAAGAAGTTATTTAG